A segment of the Mauremys mutica isolate MM-2020 ecotype Southern chromosome 7, ASM2049712v1, whole genome shotgun sequence genome:
GCCCTGTGCTGACAATGGATTTGGAGACAGAGGTCCACAGCAAAGGGGTGTAGCACTTCTGCCAGGAGGTGTTGGCaacaaaaagggaaacaaaagcaATACTACCCTGGGTACCTTTGGTGAATAATACTTCCCCAATCACCAGCACCGATTCCAGAGATTTGAAACAAAGAGAACCATACTGGGGGGGACAAGGTGGGAGCAGGGCAATGGAGTGAATTGGGGAAAACCTGCAATTAACAAATTCtgttcagttcatttgcaaatttgacaccatcagctcaggattaaacaaagactgtgaatggcttgccaactacagaaccagtttctcctcccttggttttcacacctcagctgctagaagagggcctcatcctccctgattgaactaatcttgttatctccagactgattcttgcctgcatattttttatacctgcccctggaaatttccattacatgcgtctgacgaagtgggtattgacccatgaaagctcatgctccaatacgtctgttagtctataaggtgccacaggattcttttttGCTCTTTATGTTAAGACTCCCCATGCCCTGGGTATCTTAACAGTCCCAACCTCAGTCCTCCTCTGGCATTTATGAGTGGCAGGTGTCTTCTACCACTTCCCTCTTCCATTGCTCCCCAGTCATAGTTTATTGTCCTGAATTGGAGAAGTCCAAGGATTCTCCCAGGCCCATGCTGCTCATGGGACTCTACCCCATGCCTCACCTGAAACAACTTCAGCTTTAATTACTGGCTGAGAAGAGCTGCACACAGCCTGCCACACACTGTGGTTTTATCTTCAAACACACCATCACCCTGCAGCGCAGCATTCACCACATCTATTCTGCCCAAGCAGCTACAGCAAAGCCACATCCGCTTCTCTGAAACAAATCAGTTTCACTTAAAACTCGCACATTACACCACCTGCCCCTtcgttccacccctcccctttgcTACCTGAGTTTCCAAGCTCCCTTACCCAACTGGGCCTCACTGCAGCCATGGTCAGGGTGACTCCAGGCACCCTTGGGTCAGTGTTTTATCCCTTCTTTTCCCAAAAGCGTCAATGCCACTGGATTGCCCCAAACGGCCATGTAAAGGAAATGCAAATGAGGCCAGCCCATTCAGTCCCTTCCCCTTGCCCTCCAACAGACAAGCAGAGAGCACCCTTCCCTAGGAGGCCCCAGCCACCTGGAGCTCTCAAGCAGCTCTTCCCTCCAGTCACGGACAGTTATCAATAGCAAGCTCCATTCTCTGTAAGGCCACAAGGCTTACGGAAAAAATCAGAGCGGAGAAATACTTTTCCATGCAACACACCATTGGCCGGTGAAACTTGCTGCTACATGAGGCCACTGAGGTCAAGAGCTTTGGAGGATTAAGAAAAGGATTTGATAATTCTTGAGAAGATCCAGAAGTTGTAATAAAAGAATTGGGGGAGCAATCCAGCCATTCACAGGCAAGAAACAACCTATCAGGGCTCACGAGGAAGTTTTCCCTGCAGGCAGAGGAACCCATGCTCGCCTACCCCTGCATGTCAGTGCAAGAAGTACCTAGGACTGGTCCCTGCCAGAGACAGGGCACTGGATTAGCTGGCTCATTGCTCTGGTCCAATACAGCAATTCCTACGTTCCCATGGCAAACAGAGCCAGCCATCTTCCCAGCACTGCATGCAGAACAAAGAGggcagcaggaaggtatttaggGCCCAGAGTATCAGTGAAGTTAAGATGCAAGAGACTTGTTCACCAAGGAGGCTCTGACCCAAAGGCCATTCAAGCCTTTCCATTTATTtccatgggttttggatcagcccTATGTCCATACCTGTGCCGGCACAGGAAACAGCCCCAAAGGTGATGTGTTACATACATTGGCTCAGCCAAAGGCCAGCGACTGGCTTATCTCCCCATGGGCAAGAAGCTGCAGTCCCCTCCTGGAGCATTGCCGTGACCACTGCAATCGCCTTATGGGCTGTAGATCCAGTCCTCTCCAGCACTAGCCTGCATGAAGCCAAGAGCCCCCAAAACGCCACCCACTGCTCCGATTCACACCCTCTCCATCTCACCCATGCGCCTTGCTGACCTTCCTGGTGCAGGTGAACTGTCCCGAGAGCACCTGTATTTCAGCTACACCCCACCCTACAGACACACTCATGCAGAGCAGCTGGTGGAAGATCAGTCTTGTAGCCCAGAAAAatctcctgcagcctcccccaaaCCTGATCATGATCCATGCCAGCTGCTGAGCAACAGGTCATGggacctgacacccccccccccccaaataaataacccatccacagccctgagcaccaGGGTCCCTCTCACCTTCTCTAGAGGGCAGCCAAGGCTCCCGCTCCTCCTCGACTAGCAGGCAGAGGCCCTTCCCCTATACCTACCCCTTCCTCCCTCAATAGCAGCCAGGAAGCTCCTCCCTTTACTCCCCAATCTGCAGGAACCCAGCCCCTGCCTAGAGCTCTGCGAGGGCCATACCTTGAGAGAGCTTCTCGGCATATATCCCATTGACCGCTGCCTGGTCCCACTTCTCCAAATAGGGATCATCAGCCAGCCCAGTCTCCCTTCCTTTGCTGCCATTTCCCCATCGCCCCTCATTCCCCACCACCCTGCCCATTTCCCAACTCCCCTGCCTCACCGCCAGCCTGCCACATTCTCCCCTGCCACCAGCTCCAAGTAGGGAGCTTTCAGCAGCTCGGCAGAGTTAGTTACATCTCCCCATCATGCAAGATGGAAGCACCATCTGCAGCCTGTACAACTGCATAACACTGGTTGGAGAGCTGCTGAAAGgccccaagcctgaccccaggaGCTGGGCTTTACAAGAGTAACAAGGGACATGACAAGAAAGCAGAATTCTTTATTGGAGGTGCCAAGAGTAGGAACAACCACAAATCTATGAACTCCCCTCCCAGGCAATCCTTCCTGCCAGCTGGCAACAGGGTGGTCGGTGTCAGGTATGCATCTGTGTGTGCGTGCTGCTAGACAACGGCTAAGCTTACACTTCCCCCAGCCAGGAACCAGCCAATAGCCCCTGGCACTCCAGGCAACAGCAAGGACCCTTCCTGAGCACCTGAGCTTTGACTTGACAGTGGTGGGTCATGGTGTTTGTTATCCCCAGAGAGACAAAGCTTTAGGTTCAAGGAGATTTGATAGGGGAAGAGCAGGAACACAACTCCTAGGTGGAAGTGCAAGGGCTGGTAACCTGGGCTGTAGCTTCCGGGATGACATCACTCGAGGGTTCTGGGGACAGGGGCAGGCTGTGCTGtctgagcagagctgcagcagccccagacaAGAGATGACCTTGCTAGAAGCCAAGGGCTTTCCTGCCTCCCCATCTCCagcacaaaccaaaccaaagggCGACACCGAGaggcagaggcagggaggggagattaTGTGGGCCCAGAGCAGGGCCAAGCTCTGACTCACTTCCCAGCCCGGCGCTCCTCCTGGCGCTTGGTGAGGATGTATTTGAAAAACTCGTACACGGACCAAGCAATGGCTGTGGAGGGCATCTGGTAAATGACCCGGGCCTGGACCCCACGGAAGTAGGCGGTCACACCGCCCACTCGGTACACCGTCCTGAAGGCATTGGCCATGCCTGTGATATGTCCACTGATGTTGGAGTTCAAGGCCAGGGACTCCTGGGTGTTGAGCAGTGTTTTGCAAACGTCCAATGGcgtggtagcagcagcagccacagcaccCGCGCAGGCCCCCGAGACCACATGGGAGCCAGGGTTATACTGTCTTTGGGGGTTGagctgctcttgcagaaactCGTAAGTCATGAAGTGGATGGCTTGGAAGGGGATGTTCATGGTGAGCTGGGTGGTATAGCTGcggtagaaggccctggcccctTCGTTGCGCCATACGGCCCGCACACAGTCTGTCACCCGCTGGTACGGTGAGTTGTACATCTGCATCCTCTGCTTGATCACTTGGGGCAGATGGCAGCAGCAAGCAGTCAGCGACAGCGTTCAGTGGCCAAGCCACCGAGGGGataacgagagagagagagaaaggatgaGTACAGGGCTAGGGAGCTCCCTGGTTTCTATTCTCACTGGCTTCAGAGACCACTGACAACTAAGACCAGAAAACCCCTGGTTCAAGATCCATATCTCCCAGCATCTCCACACCCAGCCAGGAATCTAGCTAGAACAGCTCTTTGCTGGGTGCCAGCTACCTCACCGTATTAGTATCCGGCTGCACACCCAAGGGCTGCTACACTTCATTTCAGTCAGCATTCGCACACTGAGCTCAGCACCAAGCATCTACGTCTTCCCTTGGGGAGACCAATCCCTCCCTCCATTGTTACAGACCTATGAGGCAGTCAGAGAACATCAGTCCGTCTCTCAGATGGATCTCAGCATCTGGGCACATATGTGCATTTCTACAGCATCTTCCATCCTAGAATATCCCCAAGCATTTCACTAATTCAGCCAGCAGATACATGTGCTCATCTACAGCCACAGCCCTGATCACTTCCAAGTGGAAAACAGCAGCTGTTCAAAAGCCAAACTCCAGCTCTACACAGCAGAGCAGAAACAACTCTCTGACTGCGACTGCAGGGGGATTCAGGAGACAGAACGCAAATAACTCAGCTGGAATTTGGGCGGGACACTAGGCCTACCACCCCATGTCCTGCAGAAAGAGCCACAGCACACCTAAGTGTGGGGCATAGGGATCAGTCCCACCACAGGAAGGGAATGTCATCTACTGAGCCAAAAGCACCTGCATGTTCTTGGGGAATAACATCCAAGCAACGGGCAAGCCCAGCTCTTTGCCTCTGCAGGTGCACTCAGACTCACGAGGCATTTGGCTGCAAGTATGTAGCTTGCGAAGGCTCTCCTAGGAACACCCTGCAAAGCGGATTCAGGACCTTGAGAGAAGGCTGCTTCCACAACGCCATTTCTCCCAGCACTCACACCCTCAGCACAGGTGGGCCCAGGTGAGAACTGCACTCACCACAGCCCAGATTGCTGGTAATCTGAATTCAGATCCGCTAACTAGGGCTGTCGCTTTTTCTGCTGATCCTCATGACAAGCCCCTTGGGGGGAAGGGTTCAAGGCTCCCTCACTCTCTGCCCCTAGATTCCCCAGGCTGAGGCTGGCTCCTTTTTCCTAGAATAGAAACCTTCTGGCTAATCCAACTCCTTAAATGGATACTACTGAGCTATCCAGGCCTGGGCCCTAGGCTGAGGATGTTGCTCTCTGCAGGACTCTCCCTAGTTAGGCCAGAAcgaggagagcgccccctggtgccacaGACAGGAGCACAGCACGCTCCCTCACAGAGGAAGCACCACACACCCTCACCCCCGCATACCAGGCCTCCCCTGCAGTGGGCACGGGGTCATCATTACCTTCCACAGGGTTCATAGCTGCATCATGGAGCAATGTTGCTACACACCCCGCTGCACCTGCAAAACAAGAACTGACACAtgtgaggggaggagagggcgAGAGACCCGGGGCTCCACTGAGCCCCAGAGCCCCTCGCCAGAGAAGAGGGAGACACCCACTGCCAGGACTCCACTACCAGAAAGGAGAAGACTGGTAAATTTCTAATGCAGCCACCACATCCTGCCCAAGAAGAGGGCCAGATGCCAGGAACCCCCAGCTTCAGAACCCACAAATTGAGGGGAAGTGCAATAATCTGCCAGGTCCTTATGGAGACAACTAGGCCTCACTTAATCCCAGCACCTACTAGAGAGAAGATGCAAACAACAGACTCACAGGGACCCTCTGGGACCATGCCTCAGTGTGTCCCAGAGTGAGAAACCACTCCATAGTCAGAATCCCTATGTATCCACCAGGGTGAAATACACCCTCCAATGCAGGGCCAATGAGTCCCAAATCTGTTCAAGCACAGCAGcgtggggaagcagagaaagtCAAAAGCACCACTGGGAATGAGGCACGGGAACGCTGAGGGTTGCATCCTGAACCCTGCTCCACTCTACCTACCCACAATGCTGCAGTCAATCCCAGCTAGAGATGAGGGGGAGTCCTGCAGGCAGTTCCCATCCACAGGTGTTGCTGTGAGCAAGGGGCAGGTGTtggccagctcccagccccactaaCCTGTTCCTCAAAGCCAGATACCTGGGAACATCTCAGACAGCTCTATGAACAGGTGCAGGCACGAGTACAGCACTTCCCCTTGCCCAGCGCTGGGATTGGTAGGGAAGGGTGATGTGGAACCAGAGCACTGCGCAGATGGGCTGCTAGCTAGTGACTGGAGAGAGGACATTGCTTAGGACATCTGCTCCATTTTGAGCAGACCGGCCAGAGTGCAGCACGGCTAATGCTTTAAGCCCACCACACTAAGCATCAGCCCCGGCCGCTGCTACCAGTCATGTCTCTCTGCCCGTTGGCCACCATCACCCTGGCACAGCATCACCAAGGAAACCGTGTCCTGGGCTGGATGAGGAAATCGGTGGCATTACAGCACCTTGGAGAGCCACAGAGCAAGCCCTGGCCCCTACTCGGACCCTATTCCTGACTGCCCAAagaactaacacacacacaccctgctcccccctcccattAGCTAGGGCACATTTGTTTTCCCCATTGctgcatctggccccatgaaTAGGTGTAAACAGTAGCAAGCACCTCTAGTGCCACTCATGCTCTCTCCTTGATTCACTGTAGCCACTGCTGCACAGCCCTTGCCTGCCTTACAGCCAGTGCAGAGGAGTGCACACAGAGCTCCAGTAGGGCTGGTACAGAGTTATGCAGGTATAGGTCAGGGCAGTGTTTGGGAGATGGTAACTAGGCAGGGGAGAGGAACCGCTCTGACAACCAGTTTGATCTCTACTGAATCATCCTGGGGAGGcacaggagacctggcttctggGGCTGCCCCTGCCCTTGACTTTACCGCCCCAGCCAGCAGGGCTGCCCTCAGCTGCTCTAGCCCCTCGGGGATGGTGGTGCAGGGAAGCGGTGCAGGAAGGATCAATACCATTGGCCACATGGCTATTGCCCCCAGCATGGATAACATCACTCAATGTCTTTTTTAACTTTTCATAGCAGGCGAAATACAAGGCGTGGGCAGGGCCAGCCCCAGTGGCCGTGATGTTCATGCCCCGCATCGGCCTCCAGAAACCCTCTGTCTGGACGATCCGCCACAGGGCCTCAAGCACGTTCCGATAGCGGGCAGCAGGCTCCGGCTGCAAACTCTGCATCCGCGTCTGAAAGTGTAGCAAGAAACAGGTGTTACACGCACTGAATGACCCTGTGGACAGCCCCGGTTCCCGGTTCGCCCCATGCCGCCTGGGGATGGGCTGGAGAGCCCTGACAGCAGCGCCAGGCGGGACGCCGGGTCAGCCAGAAGGGTCCTGTCCCCCCGGGTCGGGCTGCAGCGCCAGGCAGGacaccgggtcagaccaagggcCGGTCCCGGGCTGGGTCAGCCAGGAGGGCCCATCCCGGGCCAGGCAGCAGAGTCCAGGCGGGACGCCGGGCCGGACGGAAGGGCCGGTCCCGCCGGGCCGGGGTCCCGCTAGAAGGGTCCCGGCCCGTCCCCTCGGGCGGAGGCGCGGGCAGGCCCCCTGCCCCGCGCGCCCGCGGCGCCCCTCACCTTGACGCAGTCGATGGGGTACATCACGCAGTGCTCCAGCACCCCCGCCACGGCCCCGGCCAGCATGTGGGTGGAGACGGCGGCGCCCTGCGGCAGCGCCTCGTAGTCAGGGTCGGAGCCGGGCTCCGGCCTCCGCGCCGCCTCGGAGCCCCCGGGCCCGGGCTCGgcctccgccccgccccgccgggcCCAGCCGTGGCccccgcccagcagcagcagcaggatgcgGCCCGGCTCCGTCCCGCCCCCGGGGCCCGCGCCCGTCCCCGCGCCCGCCCCTAGCTCCATGGTGCCGCCCGGGGCCTCCGATCCAGCTCCGGGAGCCGCCGTATCAGCTACGGGCCGCGTCCGGCCGGAGGCTCCCGCTCAGCCTGCCACGCCCCCTCGGCGCCTATTGGCCAGAGCACGGTACGCCCCGCCCATCGGCAGCCTCTATTGGCCAGTCTCGCCATCCGCCCGCCTACCGACAACGCCTATTGGTTAGCCGCGCGCTAGGCCCCCATACATGCCCAGTTCCCATTGGGCAGCCGCTCTCTCCGACACACTCATCCACAACGCCTACTGGCCAGCCATGTCTTCAGCCCCGCCCATCCACAGAGCCTATTGGCCAACTAATCCTTTTCTCCCGTCCATCTGAAGAGCCTATTGGGCAGCCGATCTTTGACCTTTGGTCCCCTTCGAGCTTTATTGGTTCCTCCTTTCCCTCAAAATCGCAATTATCATGGCAGAGGAGCAGCTATTGGGTTTTTCGGCTGCCACTCGGAATCCCGGGTCTTGATTGGCTCTTGCTTCGAGTCCAACGCGCGTGTTATTGGTTTGATAGCCCCTGATTGGTTCTTTCATGATGGTGACGCCCCGGGGAGGAAGCGGGATCAGCATTAGCTGATACCGCGATTGGCTAAGAAGACCCCAAATTGAGCGCGTATCTGCAGATGACCCCTCCCAAAGGGGCGGGCTCACACTGCGGCCTCTGCGATTGGACCGCACTCCGGGGACAGGCGCGAAAGGGGGAGCTACTGATCAGAGACTCGGTGTCTGATTGGCCACGACGGTGACGTAAAAGGAAACGTTGGGCTCTGCCGGCCGGGGCAGGGCAGAGTCCCTTTCATTCTGATTGGCTCCTCACGCTGTGGGGGCGTGGTCCCGGCTCAGGACGGGCACCGATTGGGGTTTGGAAAGATGGGCAGGTCCAACACGACCCATTCAGACGGCGAAACTTGAGGAGCCCGCCCCCCTCCCTTCATGTGGGCCTCTCATTGGCTGCCCGCTGTCGCCCTGGTGCCGCTGTCCCGGGCGCAGCTTGCGGCGCGGCGGGGGGAGAAACGCTCGGGAGCGGACGGGGCGCGGTGCCCGGGGAACTCCCCGCCACTGGCTCAGCCCGGCCCGTGACCCACCCGCTGCTGAGCGGACGCTCGGCGCCGATGGCGGGGGCGGCCCAGCCTGGCCGCGCCCGGCAGCCCGGGGGGGGCCCTGGTCGGGCCGGGAGGTGACGCGACGCTGCCGAGTCCGAGGGCGGGGCCCATGGCCAGGTGAGTGCGGCGgcgagaggccggggccggggccggggccgcacGAAGCCGGCGGGCAGGTCACGTGCCCGCCAGGGCCCCGGTGCCGCTCAGGGACACGCCAGCGCTGCTCGGCCGCCTCAGCTCTGTCCTGGGCCCGGCGGAGCCCGGGCGTTACTGCGCCTGGGTCCTGCCGGGTATTTAACGTGTTCCCCGTCCAGGGAACCGCCGAGAGCCGCCCGCTCTGCAGCGCCCCCAGTGTGAGGCAGGGCAGCgtggtacagatggggaactggggccAAGTGACTTGGCCAGTCACACGGgaactcagtggcagagcagggacttgaacccaagtcctaggctagtgtcctaaccacGGGGCCATTCTGCCTCCTGCCGTTTGCACACTGCTTGGTTTGGGGGAGGTTTGCTGAAACTTAAAAAGGGCCAGGTAACTAATACAAAGCTAATTTTTTCTAGTGTCTGACATTTCCTTTGACCCCCTTTTCACAGGAGCTACAGCGCTTTGAGGGGTGAAATTGATAGGTGGGATCCCTTGGGTTGTGGCTGCATATATAGAAAGTTGTGTGTGGATTGTTGTAgtcctgttggtcccaggatgttacaGAGACGGGGGTGGAGGTGTCCTTTgttggtccaacttctgttggtgagagagagagcttacacggagctcttcttcaggactgggaaatgtactcagggtgtcacagctaaatacaagatggaacagattgtttagcataagtagttaacgcaCATTTCAAGGTTAAGTGACCAGTTAACATTTCTCCAGTCATGGGTGCCGGAAGGCTATGGGAGCCAGTTTGCGTGGGTTACAGATGACTAATGAGCAATCAACACTCTGTCCTATTGTTCAGAAAATGGATTAAGAACATGGAGTATGATGACATTACACTAATGCTGCTACTGACTAGAGTCTCCATCTTCCAGCAATTTCCTTAATGCTATTTTCCTTAACAATACTTCTAGAGTAAAATCAGAGTCTGCACATATATTTTAGAGCACTTTGAAATACTAACTCTTAAACCAGAAGTGTTGCTCTTAAGCaaaacttccagaaaacacccaTGCAGAACACAGGCAAGGAGCAGCTAATGTGCTGAGAACACAGTCTCCGAGAGCTGCAAAGGCAGGACTCAGACTGGCAGTGCGCGGGTGCTGCTCCGGGTCAGTGACCACCCACTTACTCTGTTGTCAGGGTACCTGCAAACACTCTGACTTGCAAGAGCCTAGTCCTGCTTCAAAGACACAAATGACTTTCTCTGGCTTGTCGGTTTTGCTCAAGCCACATTGTAAGTCCAGCTTTTCTCCCTgaatagttttaaaaatattgttaagGGGTAGTAGGTGTTTGACAAAAGCTATTATCAATCCTGAGCAGGTGATAGCAGGTTGGGGAGAGTCAGAGCCATAGTTTGAGCCCCAGATGTGCCAAAATATTATGCAAACTGTAAAATTTTGATATAACATGTTtttctgggggggaagggaaagggcatCTGTGTCTTGGGCACCCCTGGCTCCAGTGTCCTCCCATTTGGGTTGCTATCCTTACCCCAGCCCCAAATTTCAAGACTATCCAAGTCCGCATTTGGATTTTAGAACACTTAGAAAATTTGGCTACTAAACAATAAGTTAGTCTCAGCCTTAACTATAGTCATGGTACTGTCCCACTACCTCATCTCATCTCAAGGGTAGTAAGGATCcaatgctggggtggggagggagggaagggagactgGAGGGCATTGCAGGAGAGGCTAcgggatgggggaagaggtggggatgcagtggacatagtgtacttaaatttccagaaagcctttgacaaggtccctcaccaaaggctcttacgtaaattaagctgtcatgggataaaagggaaggtcctttcatggattaagaactggttaaaggacagggaacaaagggtaggaattaatggtaaattctcagaatggagaggggtaactagtggtgttccccaagtgtcagtcctaggaccaatcctattcaacttattcataaatgatctggagaaaggggtaaaaagtgaggtggcaaagtttgccgatgatactaaattgctcaagatagttaagaccaaagcagactgagaacttcaaaaagatctcacaaaacgaagtgattggacaacaaaatggcaaatgaaattgaatgtggataaatgtaaagtactgcacattggaaaaaataaccccaactatacatacaatatgatgggggctaatttagctacaactaatcaggaaagagatcttggagcagcagtcaaaaaagcaaataggatgttaggaatcatcaaaaaagaaaaaggatagaaaataagatggagaatatcttattgcccttatataaatcgatggtacgcccacatcttgaatattgcatacagatgtggtctcctcatctcaaaaaagatatactggcactagaaaaggttcagagaagggcaactaaaatgattaggggtttggaacgggtctcatatgaggagagattaaagaggctgggacttttcagcttggcaaAGAGGAGACTTTATATCCCCCCttaaatcatgagtggtgtggagaaagtgaataaggaaaagttatttataagaactagaggccaccaaatgaaattaataggcagcaggtttaaaacaaataaagggaagttcttcttcacatagcGCCCAGTCAACTCgtgaaactccttgcctgaggtggttgtgaaggctaggactataacagggtttaaaagagaactagatacattcatggaggttaagtccgtaaatggctattagccaggatggttaaggaatggtatccctagcctctgtttgtcagagggtggtgatggatggcaggagagaggtcacttgatcattacctgttaggttcactccctctggggcacctggcattagccactgtcagtagacaggacactggctagatggacctttggtctgacccagtatggccattcttacgttctttaTTGGTGTgtatggggtgggaggaggaggtagAGGAGAAATCTgggtgtttaaaaaacaaaccaacccccaaATCCATACACTAGCATAATGTATAACTGACAGACCATCACACCCCAGTGTATTATACACCCCTTCCTGCCGCCTTAGGGTGTGGACAGTGCCAAGCACACTGTGGGAGCCAGTGGCAGGCTGGACAGTGCATCTGCACCTATGAAGGAGGGCCTGGGGACATTCCTGGTAAGTGAGTAGGAGAAAGTGTGGGCTTGAGGGCCCTGTAGGATCCTCCAGGTACCTGCTGGCTTGTGCTCTCACTGCTCCGTTCTGTCCTCTTTCAGAATCAGCATTTCCTGCCTGTGCCCGGCATCATGGCATTTCACTGTGCCCCTGGTGAGCCTGTGTCCCCGTCAGCGACTGGCCCTGCTGGGACTCTTTCTTGGAGTCTGTCTTCTGCTACTCATGGCAGCCACAGATCTGCACCATTGGggctcttctccccacccagACAAGCAGTTTGAGAGGTGAGTGAGCCCTGGGTCGGAGTCCCTTTGCTGTGCCTGGCAAGGGAAGAGGAGTTTGGCATCACAGGCATTTCAGAAATGTGGTGAAATGACAAATCAGTGGGACACTGTGTGACTTGGCTATGGATTAGATTATGCAGGCAGGATAGAT
Coding sequences within it:
- the SLC25A28 gene encoding mitoferrin-2 isoform X1 gives rise to the protein MELGAGAGTGAGPGGGTEPGRILLLLLGGGHGWARRGGAEAEPGPGGSEAARRPEPGSDPDYEALPQGAAVSTHMLAGAVAGVLEHCVMYPIDCVKTRMQSLQPEPAARYRNVLEALWRIVQTEGFWRPMRGMNITATGAGPAHALYFACYEKLKKTLSDVIHAGGNSHVANGAAGCVATLLHDAAMNPVEVIKQRMQMYNSPYQRVTDCVRAVWRNEGARAFYRSYTTQLTMNIPFQAIHFMTYEFLQEQLNPQRQYNPGSHVVSGACAGAVAAAATTPLDVCKTLLNTQESLALNSNISGHITGMANAFRTVYRVGGVTAYFRGVQARVIYQMPSTAIAWSVYEFFKYILTKRQEERRAGK
- the SLC25A28 gene encoding mitoferrin-2 isoform X2; its protein translation is MKSAAGCVATLLHDAAMNPVEVIKQRMQMYNSPYQRVTDCVRAVWRNEGARAFYRSYTTQLTMNIPFQAIHFMTYEFLQEQLNPQRQYNPGSHVVSGACAGAVAAAATTPLDVCKTLLNTQESLALNSNISGHITGMANAFRTVYRVGGVTAYFRGVQARVIYQMPSTAIAWSVYEFFKYILTKRQEERRAGK
- the SLC25A28 gene encoding mitoferrin-2 isoform X3; the protein is MNPVEVIKQRMQMYNSPYQRVTDCVRAVWRNEGARAFYRSYTTQLTMNIPFQAIHFMTYEFLQEQLNPQRQYNPGSHVVSGACAGAVAAAATTPLDVCKTLLNTQESLALNSNISGHITGMANAFRTVYRVGGVTAYFRGVQARVIYQMPSTAIAWSVYEFFKYILTKRQEERRAGK